The Magnetospirillum sp. WYHS-4 genome segment ACGAGGCGGTGATCGGCAAGGAGGTCTTCGACGACCTGCGCCGGGACTTGGCCGGCCGCTGGCGCAACGCCGAAGGGCGCCCGCCGCTGGACCTCAGCATGGAACCGAAGGCCCTGCTGGCCAGAGTGCCTTTGTTCAACGGGCTGGAGGCGGCGGCCCTCGAATCGATCGCCCGCCTGCTGAAGCCGCGCTTCGCGGTGCCGGGCGAGCCGATCATCCGCAAGGGAGAGAAGGGCCGCGAGATGTTCTTCCTGGTTTCCGGCGCGGTCGACGTGGCGGTTTCCGACCAGCCGGTGCGGCTGGGGTCCGGAGATTTCTTCGGCGAACTGGCCTTGCTGACCCAGGCGCCACGCACCGCCGACGTGACGGCGCTCGGCTATTGCGAACTGCTGGTGCTGACCGCCACCGACTTTTCCGACCTGCTGGGCCACCATCCCGACCTCAGCGACCATATCGCCGCGACGGCCAAGGTCCGCGCCGCCCGGCGGTGATGCCTCAGGCCAAACGTTCGACGACCTTGTCGTAGCCTTCCACCTTGCCGATAGGCCCGAGGGCGGCGAAGGTGGGCGGCGAGGCGAAGATGCGCCGGGCGGCCTGGCGGACGGCGGCGCCGTCCACCGCCTCGATGTTGGCGATCACCTCGGGCACCGGCAAGGGGCGGCCGAAGACGATCATCTGGCGGGCCAGTTGCTCGCAGCGGCTGGACGTGCTTTCGCGCCCCATCAGGATGCTCGCCTTGAGCTGGGCGCGGGCGCGCACGACTTCCTCTTCCCGAAGCTCATCCGCGACTTTTTTGATCTCGTCGCAGACGATGGGGATCAGTTCCTCGACCTCGCCTTCCCCGGTACCGGCATAGATGCCGAACAGCCCGCCGTCCACGTAGCTGGAAAGGAAGGAGTAGATGCTGTAGACGAGCCCCCTCTTCTCCCGCACTTCCTGGAACAGGCGCGACGACATGCCGCCGCCCAGGAGGGTCGACAGGATGGAGACCTTGTAGAAGTCCGGGTCCTGGTAGGACACTCCTTCCATGCCGAGCAACAGGTGGACCTGCTCGAGGTCCCTGTCCTGGCGGAAGTCGCCGCCCACGTAGCGGGCCGCGTCTCCTTCCGCCGCGCGGGGCGGCGGCAGGGAACGGAAGGCCCGTTCGGCCAGATCGACCAGGCGGTCGTGTTCGATGCGTCCGGCGGCGGCCAGCACCATGCGGGGCGCGCTGTAGTGGCCCTGCATGTAGTCCAGGATGTCGGGCCTGGGCATGTCGCGGATCAGGTCGGCCAGGCCCAGCACCGGAAGCCCCAGGCCCTGGCCGGGGAAGGCGGTTTCCTGGAAATAGTCGAAGATGATATCGTCGGGAGTATCGTGGGCCTGGTGGATTTCCTGGATGATGACCGCGCGCTCGCGCGCCAGCTCCTCCGGGTCCATCGCCGAATGCTGCAGGATGTCGGCGATGATATCCACCGCCAGGCCCAGGTCCTCCTTCAGGATCTTGGCGTAGTAGGCGGTGTTCTCGCGGCTGGTGTAGGCGTTCAGATGGCCCCCGACCGCCTCGATTTCTTCCGCGATGGCGCGGGCGTCGCGCTTGCGCGTGCCCTTGAAGGCCATGTGTTCCAGCAGATGGGAGACGCCATTCAATTCGGGCTGTTCGTGGCGGGTGCCCACCTCCACCCAGACGCCGACCGAGGCGGTCTCGACGGTCTCCATCGGATCGGTGACGACCCGAAGGCCGTTGGGCAGGGTGGTGACCCGGACCTCGTTCACGCCGATCCCTTTCCGGCCACGCGCCCGGCGATGAAATCGCGCACCGCGCCCAGGTCGTTGGGCAGCACGTCCAGGCGTTCCGGACGGTCGAACAGGTCCGCCATGCGGGCCGGCAGGGCCGGATGGATGCCGGTGGCCCGCTTGACCGCGTCGGGGAACTTGGCCGGATGGGCGGTGGCCACCGAGACCGTCACCGAGGCCGGCGGACGCTTGGCCTTCCGGCCCGCCACGGCACCGATCACGCTGTGGGGATCGAGAATCTCGCCGGTGGCGGCGTGGAAGCGGCGGATGGCTTCCGTGACGCCGTCGTCGTCCAGGCGATGGCCTTCGAACAGGCTGCACGTCCATTTCCAGCGCGCCTCGCCGAACGAGACGGCGCCGGTCTTGCGGAATTCCTCCAGGACGGCCGCCAGGGCTTGGCCGTCGCGGCCGAAGCTGTCGAACAACAGGCGCTCGAAGTTGCTGGATATCTGGATGTCCATGCTGGGAGAGGATGTGGGGACGACGGTCCGCGTTTCCATGGTTCCGGTCTCGAAGAAGCGGGTCAGGATGTCGTTGCTGTTGGACCCCACAGCCAGATGTTCCACCGGCAGGCCCATCTGGCGCGCCCCGTAGGCGGCGTAGACGTTGCCGAAGTTGCCGGTGGGCACGGCGAAGGTGAAGTGGCGTTCGGGCGCGCCCAGGGCCACGGCGGCGGCGAAATAGTAGGCGATCTGGGCCATGATGCGGGCCCAGTTGA includes the following:
- a CDS encoding insulinase family protein, which produces MNEVRVTTLPNGLRVVTDPMETVETASVGVWVEVGTRHEQPELNGVSHLLEHMAFKGTRKRDARAIAEEIEAVGGHLNAYTSRENTAYYAKILKEDLGLAVDIIADILQHSAMDPEELARERAVIIQEIHQAHDTPDDIIFDYFQETAFPGQGLGLPVLGLADLIRDMPRPDILDYMQGHYSAPRMVLAAAGRIEHDRLVDLAERAFRSLPPPRAAEGDAARYVGGDFRQDRDLEQVHLLLGMEGVSYQDPDFYKVSILSTLLGGGMSSRLFQEVREKRGLVYSIYSFLSSYVDGGLFGIYAGTGEGEVEELIPIVCDEIKKVADELREEEVVRARAQLKASILMGRESTSSRCEQLARQMIVFGRPLPVPEVIANIEAVDGAAVRQAARRIFASPPTFAALGPIGKVEGYDKVVERLA
- the thrC gene encoding threonine synthase; protein product: MRYISTRGAAPVLPFDEVLLTGLARDGGLYVPESWPRFSADDIRALRGLGYAEIAERVMLPFLGGTIPTPDFAAMVADAYKDFGHPAVAPLKQLGPDFWLLELFHGPTISFKDYALQLVGRLFDHVLKVKGQRMTVVGATSGDTGSAAIEACRDREAIEVFILHPHGRVSDVQRRQMTTVPSANVHNIAVQGTFDDCQDMVKALFNDTAFRDRYSLGAVNSINWARIMAQIAYYFAAAVALGAPERHFTFAVPTGNFGNVYAAYGARQMGLPVEHLAVGSNSNDILTRFFETGTMETRTVVPTSSPSMDIQISSNFERLLFDSFGRDGQALAAVLEEFRKTGAVSFGEARWKWTCSLFEGHRLDDDGVTEAIRRFHAATGEILDPHSVIGAVAGRKAKRPPASVTVSVATAHPAKFPDAVKRATGIHPALPARMADLFDRPERLDVLPNDLGAVRDFIAGRVAGKGSA